The DNA segment TTGCCAAGTCCAGGATCATCATCAACGAAATATTCGATGTATTCAATGCCTTCGGATGGCGCGACGAAGTTGAAGAAGGAGAGGACCTGTGTAGGGGACCAGGTACCGTTTCCACTTTTTGCCCGTGTGTAGAGCTGATGAAATCCTACGGCTACATCGGTAAGTGGAACAGTGAAATTCAGATCGACTTCTTGATCAGGAATAGTGGAAGCGATGAATGTACCATTTCCCAATCCCGGATCTGAATCAATGAAGTATTCTATACCTGTGACAGTCGTGTCTGGTGCCTGCAAATTGAAGAAATTCAACACTTGAGTAAATCCCCAGTCATTGCTGTTGCGTGACCTGAAGTAGGCCTGATGAAACCCAGTGGAAGTTGAGCCTAAGTCAATGTCCAATTCAGTTACGGCCTTGGAATCACTGGCACTCAGTGATACGGCGGTGCCATTGCCGTATCCCGGGTCATCATCGATGAAATATTCCAGGCTTTCCGGGTCTGTGGAAGCAACAGGGTTAAACGTATGTTCTTCTGATACAGAGACCGTTAACTCATAGCTGTTGTTTGTCTCATCTGTTTCTGCAAATTCATCATCAGGGTCCAAAATAATGGTAACGGTATGGGTGCCTTTTTCTAATACCAGAATAAGATCGAGACCCTGCCCGAAGGTTGGATCCGGATTCAGACTAGAAAATACCCGGCGTGTGTATTGAACTCCATCGATTTGTATATCTATATCTAATTCGTCCAGCGCACTGGAAAAGTCATGCCGGAGGGCATAGTCCAGGTACAACTGGAAACCTTCTTTCAAATCAGTATTGTTTGTATTGGTCCCGGTTACCGAACTGATCACAATGTTTCCATCCCACCCGGAAGGTGTATAAGGAAAGATATCCTGGGCACCCACCTGAAAAGTCAGGAAAAGGAGGCCCAGCCAAAGTAGCCTTCTCATAGGAGTTTAATTAGAAGACCTTACTTTGATCTCAACAGGAAGCCCATTTTCCTGATTGCCAAAACCTGAGGTATTGATTTCGTAGATCACTGGGAGAGGAGGTACGCCACTTAGAACATAGGGATTAGAACCTCCAAAGGGTCCGGGATCTGTACCATCAGTACCGGAGTTCTTAAAAGTAGAACCATCATCCAGGGCCCATTGCTCATCAAAACTTCTACCTGTTCGGTCTCCAAATACAGTCGTGTTATCTGTGAAACCCATGTTCCCATTTTCTGTTCCAAGCTGGCTGTTGAAGAAAAGATTATTTTCAATGATACCTGAGGTAATATTAATCGAGGCGCTGCCTCCAAGTGGGTCCCATATGTTATTGCGGAATGTGGCAGTGGTCACTACCACATCTTCTAAAAAAATGTTATTATCCACTGAGGCAAATGTTCGTGGAGCGGAGGCGTCAGTACTCCGGTTAAAGTCATTCCTTACAATGTTGTTGTCAAATATCACACCTTGAAAAAAGTCCTCTGAAAGATTATCTATTCTAATAGCATCATCTTCAAAATAATTTTGTACGATTATTATGTTTTGAACTGAAGAATTGATGTTGATAGCGAAAGTTTGATAGCAACGCATAATGGTGATATTGTTGACCCCATTGACATACGTAATATCATCTGTGGAATTGTCATCGTCGAAGACAAAACCGCTAAATACAGATCCTTCAGAACCTGACACAAATTCAGCTGTACCATCAATCACAGCAACAGAAGCCAATGTTCCTGTTTGAGGATTTTCGCTGAGTCGATAACCGGGGCCGATGATATAGAGCAATCGATTAAGTGTAAAGCCCGAATAGACAAAAGCTGATCCTTCTACAAATAAGGTGTCTCCGTCGGCTACATCGGTCATGTTGTTGATTGCGGCCTGTATAGAAACGAAATCTGCTGAATTGTCGGTGTTATTGACCCTCCAGGTGCCTGCGAATGCTCCTAAAAACAGGATGAGTGTTATAAAACTCAGGCCGGCTTTTAGCAATGTTGAGTAAAGTTTAGTCTTCATGGATTTGAATGTTTTAGTAGAAAGATCTTATTGGTCGTAACCAAAATTCTTTCTTTTAAAGGGGTACCCAAATCCGTGTTTGTGAGAGAGGCAATCGGTCTTGAAAAGGGTAATGATCGTCTTGTAAAGCAGAAGTTGGAAGCGCTGAATTTCCAGGTTTTACCTGCGCTATTTGGTCTTCAATACTTCAAACCGGTCTAGGATTTCTTGTCTTTTCTCTTTGCTAAATACGATCGGAATTTCTTTTTGACCACTTTGGAGGTAGATGATGTTGCCATTGATACGGCAGACGAAATTTCCATTGATCAGATAAGAGCGTGACACCCGAATGAAGTGAGGCACTTGAAATTGCTTGTGAAAGTTTTTGAGATTGGATGCTAGTTGATATGACTTATTCTCAGTAACCACGTCGACGTAAGAACCATCGGCTTTGACAAATAGAATGTCTTTTTTCAATACGCGCACATAGGTGTTCTGGTCAGGAAGGAAGATTGCATCGGTGATCTTGTGATTGACCACATCAAAATCAACTGACTGCTGAAAATTTTGAACGGCCAGGTCTATATTGATCGCAAATTCGCTGATTTTAAAAGGTTTGATCAAAAATGCAGCTGGATGCGTTTGTAAGGCTCTTTTTACAGTGATATTTTCTGAGTTCGCTGTTAAGTAGATGACTGGGCAACGATAACTTTCGTAGATTGAACTAATCGCAGCAATCCCATCTTTATCTCCTTCAATCATGATGTCCGCGATGATGATTTCTGGTTGGGTCTGATGGGTCAATTCCACGGCTTCATCGTGATTCCGCGCATTTCCCAGGACTTCATGACCTAAACCCGTTAACTTCATCCTCAAGTCCGCAGCAATCAAGAGATCATCTTCTATGGTCATTATGCGGTAACTCATTGCTTTAAGATAAGGTGAAGTAAGGATTTCGACATCATTTTATGAGGTTACTTGAAGTGAGTATTGGAAACCGGGTCTGGAAATGACCTCAAAACGACCTCTAAGTTGTTCAGATTGTAAATGGATGAGCTGATGACCAAAGGAATTAGATGTATGCCATGTCTCTGGATCAAAACCATTGCCATTGTCACGATAGTCAATAGAGATTTCTTCCTGCTCCCGAGTGATAGAGAGTCCAATTTTGAGGTCAATGTGTTCTTCGACATGTTTCAGGCTGTTTGTTACCAGCTCGTTAACAATCAGGCCTAGACTGGTAGCTTTTTCGATGCTGATTTCAACATGTTGGACTACATTTAGATTCATCGTCATCTTTCTTGGAGATGTGTAACTAATCTCTTTGATCAAAGTATCCAGATAGTTTTTAATATCCACTACACCTAATTCCTTTCCCTCATAGAGCATTCTGTGTAAAAGGGCCACGGAATTGATGCGCCCCTGACTTTCATATAGAGCGACTTTTGCGTCAGTAGATATCAGCTTTTGAGATTGAAGGCTCAATAGGCTGCTGATCATCTGAAGATTGTTTTTGACTCGGTGGTTTTGTTCTTTGAGTAGAATTTCGTTGCGTTGTGAGAGTTTTTTGTTCTTCTTGTTTAGTTGGAAGAAATACAACATCGCCATTAGGAAGATAAGTGTTCCAACACCCATGAGTAGCATGCGACTTTTAGATTGCGCCAGCTCTACTTCCGCATCTTCTAATATTCCTTTTGTCTTGGTCACTTCATATTTCTTGTCAGCGTTCAAGACCTCTTTGTTAAGTGCGGTTACGTCTTTTTTCAGTCGAGCGTGGTTTTGCAATTTGTATAAAGTAACGATCGTGTCAAGGTCGTTTTTAAGTGCAATGTTGGTAGCCAGATTAAAAAAATACGAACTCATCACTGCTGGCCTTTGCTTATGAGGATCATTTCCCATTGCCGTTAGTATTTCAGCCGCCCGGTCCAATTGATTGGTAAAATTCAAGAAGGTAGAATAACGATTCATCAAATAGAAAGGGAGTTCGGGATCGTCAATATTTTCTGAGAGTTTCATGCCCTGTTCATATAGTTCATCTACTTCATTGATCAAATGGGGATCTTTTGTTTGTAGGTAGATAGTAAATACTACTTGCATCATGGCCCTGTAAGCCCACCCCTTTGCTCCAGGTGTGGACTCTTTTGCCTGAACCACACGTTGATGCCATACGAGGGAAGAATCGCACCAATGTAAGTATTCATCAACGGAAATACTGTCTGATAGATCGTTTTGCTTAAAAGAATAAACCAGCATTCCAGCCCGATTACAAACTTCATAATACAAATTGCGTTGGGAAGATGCTGAGGCATATTGCAATGCGATGTTAAGGTATTTTACTGCTTCCTTCCTGATTCTTATTCGTTGAAATTCAGTAACGAGCACCGAGGCATATCTAATCAGATTGAAGGTATCCTGTTCTGATTCAGCAATTTGCAGACTGTCTATAAGCATAGTCATATATCTTTCCTGTGACATGTCTCTTTGCTCAGGCTCATGAATTTGAGCATTGAGGATCAAGCAAAAGGCAAGTGCTAAAACCAAGAACAGAAAGCCTTTCATACTGCTATCTTTATGTTGTATTGAAATCCATGATTGGACCACACTTTGAAAGTTCCACGTAGTTGCTCAGATTGCAATCTTATGAGTTGATTACCAAAGGAATTTGATTTTTCCCAAAGCTCCGGATCAAAGGAATCGCCATTATCCATAAAATTCAATTGAAGCACATTATCCTTCAAGAACAGATTGATTTCTATTTTCAATTCAATCGAATTGGACACATGCTTGATGCTATTGGTGATCAGCTCGTTGAGTATTAATCCAAGACTTGTGGCCTTTTCCACGGAAAGCGATTGGTCCTCCTCAATGTCTAGGTGGGTTATCAATTTCCTGGGACTTGCATAGGTGATTTCTTCTACCAGTGATTTACAATATTCTTTAAGCTTTACTAGCTCCAGGTTGTCACCTTCATAGAGCATACGGTGCAATAAAGAAACAGAATTGATGCGCGATTGACTTTCATTGAGTACTTGCTGGGCGTCATTTGAGTGGGTGCCGTGCGCTTGTAAAGTCAATAGGCTGCTGATCATTTGAAGGTTGTTCTTGACCCGGTGGTTTTGTTCTTTGAGGAGCAGTTCGTTGTACTTCCTCAGTTTGAAATTAGATCGGAAAAGCACCAGTAAAACCACCGCAACGATCAAAATAATCAGTCCAGCCACCATCAGGATCAGGTTAATTCTCTTCTGGTTTTCATTGATCACCACCTGCCGATCTAATTGACTATTGACCTGATTAAGGTCGATGGATGCCTGAAGCTTGCTGGCTTCCAATCGTTCATTGTTGAATTGCTCATTTTTCAAAGAGTCTAGCAGTTGCGTCGTTTCGAACGCCTGTTCGAAATCATCGATCATTTGATAGTATTCCACCAGGCCTTCATGAACTTGAAGTCGGACATCAAAATCCTGGGAGAGGAGCGCACTATCAAGGTACGATTTGGCTTTTTTCAATTCCCCGCTACTCAATAGTACTTTGGCGAGATAGACATATGAATTGGCGAGGAATTCAGGTAAGGTAGCCTTCTTTAGGGCAATGGCCTTAAGTAGGTTTTCCTTTGCCAGAAGGTCCTTCCTTTTTTTGTACGCCGTGATTCCAAGATTATTGTAAGCCATGGCCATGGCAGAGCTATCAGAGGATTGAAAAGCGTGTTCAAGCGCTAACTGGTAGGATAGGTAAGCACTATCTAAAAGGTTTCGAGCCAGGTACACATTACCAATATCCAAGGTGATAGAATTGTATTCCTGGATAAGATTATGTTCTTTACAAATTTTTCTTGCATCTAAGTACGACTGCATACTTTGATCATATTCTTTTAATTCCAGCCAGGACCTGCCCCGTGCATTGACTAGTTGATAGACTTTTTGTGGGTCAGAATTGACATCCAATAACTGTACGTATTGCTCTATTTCATTCAAAGCTGATCGATAGAGACCTTTACCATTGAGGCCTTGTACAATGTTTAATTGACTGTAGAAAAGCTGTTCTTCGTCCTGTATTTTCTCAAAAACCTGAGAAGCTCGGCGATTGAAATGTATGGCACTGTCCCAGTCTGATAATTTCATGCATACATTGCCCAGGTTGATTAATGCATAGCCAACGTATACCTGGTTATCGTTATCTGATGCTAATGGAATCGTTTTTTTGTAATAAAATATGGCAGAATCAAACTGAAATTCGGACTGATAATTCCAGCCCTTTCGAAGTGTTTCGCACTCCGGACATGGTTTCATTAGCACCAATAAGCTCAACAAGTACAAGAAGGCGGTCATAGAATGAATTGACGCTCAACTTATTCATTCTTTCTCAAAAAAAGAAAAGTGGCGAAAGCCACTTTCCAACAAGACAATTTAGCCTCCTCCAGGAGGGATGCCGCCGCCGTTTCCGCTGCCATTGTTATTTCCGTCACCATTTTTCAAAGTGGTGACTTCTGTTTTTTGTTCAATTTCATCAAAGTCAGTTTCACATGATGTTAAGCCAGACATGGTGCTAACCCCTAGGATCAACAGCCATAGAAAATTTTTCATTTTCATGGTTTGCTGTGATCTTTGGGAGGTCTCTGTTTTAGAATACCGACCTCCTACAGGGCATTCCAAAACAGACTGTTTTACCAGATCTTTTGTATAATTTTGATCAAAGCTGGTGTGAATTCTTCAGCACCAATCGAAATAGCTGGATATAGCTTAGATATTCGCGTAAATGACTGATAAAGAGAAGCTTGTAGCGAAGTATTTGTTGAATGATATCTCTGAATATATCGTCGGAATGCCCTATTCCAGGACCGATAAACCCGAGCATGAAGTCATCAATGAGGCCGTCAGTACGAAAGTGATCCCGCTATTATCCGAATCTGAGCGGATGAAGCTGGTGGGTAAAGGTGCGGAGGCAAAGACCAGACTCTGGGTCTATGAGACGATGAAAAGTTGGAAGTTGCCGAATAAGGCACCTGGGACTGCCGAGATGCGATTGATCCTGGCCAAATACTATGGCTACACCGACTGGAAGTCTTGTTTAAATCATTATCTACCCATTGCTCAAGAAGTGAAACCTGACGTCACAGCGGACAAGCGGTCCTTTAGGATACCCTTCATTTCCATCAATTTTCGGTCATTGATGTATGTGGTTGTAACGATATTCATTGGCATCATCGCATTCACGCTCTTCAAAATGGAGCAATTGTTCAGCCGAATGGCAGATGATCGACCAGCAATACCTAGGCAAATAGAGAAGACTGCTCCAGGGCCCATATTGATTTCGAATGATTCGATTGGCAGTATAGACTATGAAGGAGAGGGGATAGTATATACTGAAAAGGACCTCCGTGTTGATCAGGAGGAAGAACAGAAGGAAAGCAGGCAAGCAATGACCAAAGAGATAGTGCCTCGAAAAACTCCGGTCAAGAAGGTTTCTCCACGTAAAGCAGTGTTGGAATTGGGCTTATCCTGGGATGCGAAGAGCCTGGCCGAATCTATGTCCAGGGGAGATTTAGAGGCCATATCCTTGTTTGTTCAAGGAGAATTTCCGTTGCAATCTGATTATAAGGGTGCCTCGGTACTTTTATATGCGTACGAGGCTAATGCTATTGATCCGGTAGGAGTCACAGACAAATTGATCGAATTAGGATTTGATTTTAGGGAACTGCTTGTAGATCGTTCATTGATCCGACAAACATCACCCGACCTTCCTGTATCGTTTCAAGACGAAAGGTTACCTAAATATGATAGTTACCAGAAAACCTTTCAGGGATCTTTGGTGATGTGGTTAACGCAAATGGTGATATGGAGGGGTGAAAAAAACCATGAAGTGGAAGTCATAAAGAAGCTTGTCACCGAGTGGGATTTTGAGATCGCTCCGAAGTTCATTTATCAGGCACAAGTGAACTACGGTGTTCCTGTTCCTGAAATAGCCAACCTCTTTAAAGAAGAATTGATAGAGGCAAAACGGGCGGCATTTGATCTTAATAGATCATTGGACTTAATGCGGTACTGGCCTAATGAATATGAAATAGATGGGCAAATTTTTCATCCCATCGTGCCTAGGGATAAACAGCACATTTATGTGCAGAAGAAAGGCAATTTTGAAATCAGTGTCAGACCAATTGACGCTGGAGATTTTGTGGACAGGTTGCAAGACAATTTCATGAAAGGGGAAAATATCAATAGGTTCCAAAAAGAATTGGATACCTATGGTATTGGCAGAAATAGTTTTGATGGATTTGGAGACAAGTATGCTTTTGTTTTTTTGGAGGTCGAAAGCGAAGAATCCGTGAGCTTATATAAATTAATTCAGCCTAATTACGTCAATATTTCGACGAAGATGATCCTCGTATGCAAACCTAATGAAACAGGCTTCATCGATTTCCTGAAAAAACAGGAAGTGGGCGGCTATGATGCAGCCACTATTCTAACCACCGGTAATAAGGAAGCGTATTATTTGAATCTTTACGCAGATCAATGGACCGGTGGTCCCAGGGTGGTGGTGACCAAAAGGAATGGCCAAATACTGAAGCAATACGATTCCGTAGATGGATTTAAAAATTTCCTGATCGAGGATATGCGATAATATTGTCAATAAGTGAAGAATAGCTTATCGACGTATCTCTTTAAAGATGCCTGTCCTTATGAACGCTTTCAACTCAAAAAATGCCTGGAATCAGTTTCTTCGTTGTTTTTTGGTATTGATGAAAGGATTCTAGGTGTCCATACCTTTCCTTATTAGAGCGTTCCAGATAGGGGATACCACTCACTTTAATCAGTAAGAAGGTAATCCAGATGGGACCGACAATGGTCAACCAGCTCAAGCCTGAAAGAGCGGGAATGGTTGTGATGAATATACCTGACCAGACCAATATTTCTCCCAGGTAGTTTGGGAAACGAATGATGCTAAAAAGACCTTCTGACATGAATTTTCCGTCGTTGGAGGCTAGGCTTCGGAAATTGAATTTTTGATGATCAGCAACTATTTCCAGCAGCCAGCCAATCATGAATACGATGGAGCCGATGGAAAATTCAACCAGATGTGGCGAAAAATCAATATTACTAGATAGGGCGGCAATTGTAGGTAATATCACGATCCAGATGCTAATGGCTTGTAAGGTATAAAACCCACCGAATCCTCGGATGGAGTGCCGAAAGCTATCAAATCGACTGTCCTTACCTTTTTGGAGAATTCTCCTGAATAAATAGCCGCCCAAACGAATGGCCCATAGTAGTATCATAACTGTGATCGCCTGACGGTACCAACTGGAATGATTGCCATAATGCCAAAACAAGACCAGTGCTAAGATGCCAAAGGTGCTGGCATAGGTGATATCGGTGAGTTTATCGGTTTGAAACCTGAACGCAATCAGAAAAATGATCAAGTTGAAACCTATGGAAAGCAGCAAACTTAGAAGGTAAGGATTTAGGTCGATCATGAGGGGTGATGAAAACTTAAAAGTAAAATGGCCTGATCTAAAGAACAGGCCATCCCTCCATTCGGTTTATTAATTCTATCAATCCGGATTATACATATAACCCAGTGTAGCAGCGACCATTGCTTTTAAGCCTGGTAGCAACCCCGCATCATCCACGTAGAAATCGGGTGTGTGGTGCGGCGCAGCTTTGCTGGGGTCGGTGCCCTCAGGACAACCGCCTATGAAAAAGAATAAGCTGGGCACTTCTTGTGCATAAAAAGAAAAGTCTTCCGCTCCGGTGATGGCCTTGCGCAAAGTAACGTTTTCTGCACCAACCGCATTTTTAATGTAGGGGACCAGCTTCTCGGTAAGTGCAGGGTCATTGTAAGTAACCGGAACACCTTTGGTGATTTCCAGGTCTACTTTCGCACCCATACTTTCACCAATATTAGTGGCTACTCGTTGGAAGTCGGCGTGCAGTTTATTTTGCATGTCTACATCGAGCGTTCGAATGGTTCCGATCATTTCCACTTCTTCAGGGATGATGTTGTTTCTGACGCCACCACGGATCAGGCCGGCTGAAATGACCGCAGCTTCCTTGGTCAATTCCGTATTACGGCTGATGATGGTCTGAATGCCGTTGATGATCTGTGCGGCCGTTACAATTGGATCTACTCCCGCCCAGGGAGCTGAGCCATGTGTTTGCGCTCCTTTGATCTTCATGACCCACCGATCTGCAGCAGCTAACGTGCCTCCGGGCTTGTAGGTGATTTTTCCTACAGGGGTCTGTGAATTGATGTGCAGACCGATCATGACATCTACATCCGGATTTTTCATTACGCCTTCTTTGACCATCAGCCCTGCGCCGCCTTCTTCACCGGGAGGAGCTCCTTCTTCTGCAGGTTGGAAGACAAATTTTACGGTTCCGCGAAGGTCATTTTTCATGGAAGCAAGGACTTCCGCCGCACCCATCAGAATAGCCACATGGGTATCGTGACCACAAGCATGCATGACACCTACTTTCAGACGATTGTAAGTCGAAGTAGCTTTAGACGCCCAGGGGATGTCCACACGTTCTGTTACAGGAAGTGCGTCCATGTCTGCACGCAGCCCTACCACAGGTCCTGGTTTTCCGCCTTTTAATACACCTACCACGCCAGTTTTGGCCACGCCCTCCTGTACTTCTATTCCGAGGCTTCGGAGGTGTTCAGCTATTTTCTTTGCCGTATTGAATTCCCGGTTAGACAATTCCGGGTTTTGATGAATATCGTGACGCCATTCAATGACCTTACTTTCTGTTGAAGTCGACAGATCCATGGCTTTTTTTGATACTTTCGATGGCTGTGCATCAACCACCGTCCATACAATAACTAGGTAAAATATTGATATAAACTTTCTCATGATGATTGAAAGTTACTCGATTTTCAATTTTAACCTCATTCCAATTGAATAATCCATGTAGAACGACTTCAGCGCGTCACTTTTGATACTTAGCGGACTGAAATTCATTCGACTTCTCATTAAAAACCTTCCTGGTTATGCTGGCATATTTGTGTGCTGTGCACCTAAAATAAGAGTAGCATTATTACTTGAACTGTGTTATTATCGCAATGTGATTGTACAGGTTTTTCTGATTTCCGGACTGATCAGCTTTTTCGGAACGATCCCTCCGGCGACGATCAATGTTACCGTGCTTCAATTGGCACTCAAGAACCGTGCAAAACAAGCGGTGGCACTAGCAATAGGTGCGGCCATTATCGATAGCTTTTATGCCGGATTGAGTGTAAATATTGCCGCCTATCTGGAGCAACACCTGGCTTTTTCCAATTCGTTTTTCCTGATTGCAGCACTGGCATTGCTGGTGCTAGGCACCATTTCCTTGTCTGGTAAGTTCAAACCGGAAGTAAAAGCCCTTGAAAAACAATCTAAAATAGGGTTGGGGCAAGGCTTGCTATTGGGACTGTTCAATCCACTGGCCATGCCTTTTTGGCTTGGATGGATATCTGTCCTTCAGATGAATGGCTGGATCGATGTGGAAGGTTACAATTATTGGGGATTCATCTTAGGTGCGTTCGTAGGGGAAGTGAGTTTGCTTATGATCGTTGTTCGGGTAGGGGAACGCTTTACCAAAATTGCAGAGAACAGATTGTTGGTCAATATCATCCCCGGAGCCGTATTAGTCATACTTGGCATTGTCAACTTGATCAATTGGTTCTCCTTTTACTGGTAGCTTAAATGGTGAGAGTGAGGGTACTGGGGCCAGCCAATAAAACCACATGACAACAATCGTGACCTACGAGAAATGAATATTGTAGTGCCAACTGCCCATTGATATAACCCGTCAATTGTAGGCAATGCCCTTCTCTGGGTAAAAAGTCCGTCATGTAGTCCGCCGCGATCACATACCCAATTTCAGGTTCAACAGTTTGATCCACTGCAAGTACTTCTCCAGAGTCCAGGTCTCTCAGTTCAGTTTCATCCAGGATGACCGGTTCTCCATCCTCATCCACTACGCTAACTCTGATCACCGAATAAAAGAGTTGACAGACGATTTCATCGGGGCAGGGATCCGGAGCGCCAATTTCCTCGTTGCATGAGGATCCTATGAGTGGTACGATTTTAGGATCAGCTTCGTCCGTGTCCGAGCAACTCATGCCGATCACAAACAATAGGGCAAATATTGGCTCCAGTTAATTAAGGTTGATATTACTGGATAAAAACTTTTGAACTTCTATCCGGTAATTTAAGACAATTTATAACTGAATGGTGGTGTCTCCTTCCAACAGTAAAATGTGGCAACAGTCGGCTCCCACCAGGAATACCTGACGCAGTACCTCCTGGCCATTGATGAACCCGACAAGTTCTAATTGCTGGCCACCACTCGGAAGGTCATGGCGCATAGAGTCGTCCGCGATAGGGTAGAAATCTCCCGATTCCCATTCCAGATTAATGGTTTCATTGGTCTGGAGGTTGGTTACAGTAAACTCATCGAAAATGACGCGTGTTCCGTCGCTGTTCAGCACTTCAACCAGGATGGATCGGAATTCAGTGGTACAAACAAGGTTTCCTGAGCAGTCGTTATCATCATTCCCACAACTGATCAGGAACATTACAAAAAAAAATAGTAGGCTTAAGCGTTTCATATCAAAGCGATAGTTCAACAGTTGTATTTCCTTCTAATAAAATGACGTGGCAGCAATCATGTCCGACGACATAAATTTCCCTAATGACTTCTTCGCCATTTAATATGCCGACAAATTCTATGCGTTGACCACCCCTGGGGATTTCATTGAGCATGGAATCATCGGCGATAGGATAGCTATCCAGGCCTGGTACGCTTTCCAGGTCGATGGCAGTTTCAGTATCTAAATTCGTCGCTGTAAAAGAATCCAGGGTCACGGATTCCCCATCCGTGTCTACGACGGTGATCAGTACGGTTCGGAATTCCTCGGTACAAACCAGGTTGCCATTACAGTCGTCTTCGTTGCAGCTTACTGCTACTATTCCAAGCAACAGTAAAAAAAAGTATCTCATGTGTTAAAAAATTAATTGATTTAGGCAAGGCAAAAGCCTTGCCAAAGTCCAATAACATGTAAGGAAGATTACATTTTAACTTAAATTTTTCCCTTCTGCGAAACATTTTTCTTGCCTATACGCTTGGATAATTATAAAAAATTACCCTTTGGTATTTTCGTAACCATCTAATAGCTAGGAAAGTATGAAAATTCAAGATCTAGAAATTATCCAGAAAGTATTGGGATTATCTCCCGAGGACCAGTCTGAAGTATTGAATTACATTGAACATATCTCAAAAGTGAGAGAGCTAAATGCGCATGCACAACATCAGGAGCAAGGCCTCCGAGAGATCCAGCAAGCCTTCACCTCGCAACTTACTTTTTAAGACCATTTGTTCATGACCTCATCAGTGAGGTAAGCAGCCATTTTTGCGGTTTGCTGTTCGCGATCGTAGTGTGGATTCAATTCAGCGATATCCATACTGATCAGTTTTTTGCTTTCAGTGATCAAGTGCAAGAAGGGGATAATTTCCTGAAAGGTAAATCCATTTACAGTAGGTGCACTGACTCCAGGACACAGACTCATATCAAATCCATCCAGATCTACAGTGAGGTATAAATAGTCGATGGAAGCGATAAAATGTTGAACGAGCGATTGTGAGTCCTTGTCTGCCATGCTGTTCCGTTCAATCACCAATACGTCATTTTCCTTCGCTGTGTCGAATAGTTTTTTGGTGTTTCCGCTTCGCTGAATGCCAATGCAGCAATAATTAAAATCATCTTCTTCCTGAGCAATTTGCCAGAAAGGCGTACCTGAAGAAGGATGTTCCTTTACCTCTCGTAAATCAAAATGAGCATCAAAA comes from the Cytophagales bacterium genome and includes:
- a CDS encoding response regulator, which produces MSYRIMTIEDDLLIAADLRMKLTGLGHEVLGNARNHDEAVELTHQTQPEIIIADIMIEGDKDGIAAISSIYESYRCPVIYLTANSENITVKRALQTHPAAFLIKPFKISEFAINIDLAVQNFQQSVDFDVVNHKITDAIFLPDQNTYVRVLKKDILFVKADGSYVDVVTENKSYQLASNLKNFHKQFQVPHFIRVSRSYLINGNFVCRINGNIIYLQSGQKEIPIVFSKEKRQEILDRFEVLKTK
- a CDS encoding sensor histidine kinase codes for the protein MKGFLFLVLALAFCLILNAQIHEPEQRDMSQERYMTMLIDSLQIAESEQDTFNLIRYASVLVTEFQRIRIRKEAVKYLNIALQYASASSQRNLYYEVCNRAGMLVYSFKQNDLSDSISVDEYLHWCDSSLVWHQRVVQAKESTPGAKGWAYRAMMQVVFTIYLQTKDPHLINEVDELYEQGMKLSENIDDPELPFYLMNRYSTFLNFTNQLDRAAEILTAMGNDPHKQRPAVMSSYFFNLATNIALKNDLDTIVTLYKLQNHARLKKDVTALNKEVLNADKKYEVTKTKGILEDAEVELAQSKSRMLLMGVGTLIFLMAMLYFFQLNKKNKKLSQRNEILLKEQNHRVKNNLQMISSLLSLQSQKLISTDAKVALYESQGRINSVALLHRMLYEGKELGVVDIKNYLDTLIKEISYTSPRKMTMNLNVVQHVEISIEKATSLGLIVNELVTNSLKHVEEHIDLKIGLSITREQEEISIDYRDNGNGFDPETWHTSNSFGHQLIHLQSEQLRGRFEVISRPGFQYSLQVTS
- a CDS encoding histidine kinase dimerization/phosphoacceptor domain -containing protein — protein: MTAFLYLLSLLVLMKPCPECETLRKGWNYQSEFQFDSAIFYYKKTIPLASDNDNQVYVGYALINLGNVCMKLSDWDSAIHFNRRASQVFEKIQDEEQLFYSQLNIVQGLNGKGLYRSALNEIEQYVQLLDVNSDPQKVYQLVNARGRSWLELKEYDQSMQSYLDARKICKEHNLIQEYNSITLDIGNVYLARNLLDSAYLSYQLALEHAFQSSDSSAMAMAYNNLGITAYKKRKDLLAKENLLKAIALKKATLPEFLANSYVYLAKVLLSSGELKKAKSYLDSALLSQDFDVRLQVHEGLVEYYQMIDDFEQAFETTQLLDSLKNEQFNNERLEASKLQASIDLNQVNSQLDRQVVINENQKRINLILMVAGLIILIVAVVLLVLFRSNFKLRKYNELLLKEQNHRVKNNLQMISSLLTLQAHGTHSNDAQQVLNESQSRINSVSLLHRMLYEGDNLELVKLKEYCKSLVEEITYASPRKLITHLDIEEDQSLSVEKATSLGLILNELITNSIKHVSNSIELKIEINLFLKDNVLQLNFMDNGDSFDPELWEKSNSFGNQLIRLQSEQLRGTFKVWSNHGFQYNIKIAV
- a CDS encoding DUF1295 domain-containing protein, with the protein product MIDLNPYLLSLLLSIGFNLIIFLIAFRFQTDKLTDITYASTFGILALVLFWHYGNHSSWYRQAITVMILLWAIRLGGYLFRRILQKGKDSRFDSFRHSIRGFGGFYTLQAISIWIVILPTIAALSSNIDFSPHLVEFSIGSIVFMIGWLLEIVADHQKFNFRSLASNDGKFMSEGLFSIIRFPNYLGEILVWSGIFITTIPALSGLSWLTIVGPIWITFLLIKVSGIPYLERSNKERYGHLESFHQYQKTTKKLIPGIF
- a CDS encoding amidohydrolase — encoded protein: MRKFISIFYLVIVWTVVDAQPSKVSKKAMDLSTSTESKVIEWRHDIHQNPELSNREFNTAKKIAEHLRSLGIEVQEGVAKTGVVGVLKGGKPGPVVGLRADMDALPVTERVDIPWASKATSTYNRLKVGVMHACGHDTHVAILMGAAEVLASMKNDLRGTVKFVFQPAEEGAPPGEEGGAGLMVKEGVMKNPDVDVMIGLHINSQTPVGKITYKPGGTLAAADRWVMKIKGAQTHGSAPWAGVDPIVTAAQIINGIQTIISRNTELTKEAAVISAGLIRGGVRNNIIPEEVEMIGTIRTLDVDMQNKLHADFQRVATNIGESMGAKVDLEITKGVPVTYNDPALTEKLVPYIKNAVGAENVTLRKAITGAEDFSFYAQEVPSLFFFIGGCPEGTDPSKAAPHHTPDFYVDDAGLLPGLKAMVAATLGYMYNPD